Proteins encoded by one window of Synechococcus sp. WH 7805:
- a CDS encoding RluA family pseudouridine synthase produces MVVDKPAGLLCQPGLGSHQQDSLISRLQLACPALRLVHRLDRDTSGLVLLAKDPDMLRLLGMFFASRRVRKLYVADVQGQMKNVSGLIGLPLARLKRQPPTYGVHPGGKACVTLWRRLKLMESSTRLWLCPRTGRSHQLRAHLAALHHPIIGDPIYNPGCAVGLRLRAMALRFPDPDDPSGQVRVRAPWPAWFNA; encoded by the coding sequence ATGGTGGTGGACAAACCGGCAGGACTGCTTTGCCAGCCTGGTTTGGGTAGTCATCAGCAGGATTCCCTGATCAGCCGCCTTCAGCTTGCGTGTCCCGCGCTACGCCTGGTTCATCGCCTTGATCGCGACACTTCAGGACTTGTGCTTCTGGCGAAGGATCCGGACATGCTTCGGTTGTTGGGGATGTTCTTTGCATCTCGAAGGGTCAGAAAGCTATACGTCGCTGATGTTCAGGGCCAGATGAAAAATGTCAGCGGACTGATTGGTCTCCCTCTGGCGCGTCTGAAGCGTCAGCCGCCCACTTACGGCGTTCATCCAGGTGGAAAAGCGTGCGTCACGCTCTGGCGTCGTTTGAAGTTGATGGAGAGCAGCACACGACTCTGGCTCTGCCCGAGGACGGGCCGTTCCCATCAGCTGCGCGCCCATCTGGCAGCCCTGCACCATCCCATCATTGGGGACCCGATTTACAACCCAGGATGCGCCGTGGGGCTGCGGCTCAGGGCGATGGCCTTGCGTTTCCCTGATCCTGATGATCCCAGTGGCCAGGTGCGAGTGCGCGCTCCTTGGCCTGCATGGTTCAACGCTTAA
- a CDS encoding MTH1187 family thiamine-binding protein, translating to MRVSVDLCLVPLGVGVSLAPYVWACQEVIKASGLEHQLGPDGTAIEGEWDAVFACVKACHERLHEDGVPRIHATLRVNTRIDREQSFRDKVDSVQRLNQ from the coding sequence ATGCGCGTCAGTGTTGACCTCTGCCTCGTGCCGCTGGGCGTAGGCGTATCCCTTGCGCCCTATGTCTGGGCTTGCCAGGAGGTGATTAAGGCCTCGGGGCTTGAGCATCAGCTTGGGCCCGATGGAACAGCGATTGAGGGCGAATGGGACGCTGTCTTTGCCTGTGTCAAGGCTTGTCATGAGCGGTTGCACGAGGACGGGGTTCCAAGGATTCATGCCACGTTGCGGGTGAATACGCGTATTGATCGCGAGCAGTCCTTTCGGGACAAGGTTGACAGCGTTCAGCGGCTGAATCAGTAG
- a CDS encoding 2Fe-2S iron-sulfur cluster-binding protein, whose translation MASFTITLEGGKSFSCADDQYILDAAEEQGVDLPYSCRAGACSTCAGKVLSGSVDQSDQSFLDDEQMGNGYALLCVSYPMADCTIKAEVEDEL comes from the coding sequence ATGGCATCCTTCACCATCACCCTTGAAGGGGGGAAAAGTTTCTCTTGCGCAGACGATCAGTACATCCTTGATGCTGCTGAAGAGCAGGGTGTGGACCTTCCATACTCTTGCCGTGCTGGTGCCTGCAGCACCTGCGCCGGCAAAGTACTGAGCGGAAGCGTTGATCAGTCGGACCAAAGCTTCCTGGATGATGAGCAGATGGGTAATGGCTATGCCCTGCTCTGCGTGAGCTATCCCATGGCTGACTGCACGATCAAGGCTGAGGTCGAAGACGAGCTCTGA
- a CDS encoding Nif11-like leader peptide family natural product precursor has protein sequence MSLQDLDAFLRQRQTDAALAASLAEPLSVEALIELARGHGFKITAEDVLSAQAREEADAPSAELQRRMAEDSRRLRHFIQG, from the coding sequence ATGTCGCTTCAGGATCTCGATGCCTTCCTACGTCAACGCCAAACCGATGCGGCTTTGGCGGCAAGCCTGGCCGAACCCCTGTCGGTCGAGGCACTCATTGAGCTCGCTCGTGGGCACGGATTCAAGATCACTGCCGAGGATGTTCTTTCAGCACAGGCCCGGGAAGAAGCTGACGCCCCTTCGGCTGAGCTGCAACGCAGAATGGCAGAAGACTCAAGGCGACTCCGGCATTTCATCCAGGGTTGA